The stretch of DNA CCCCGCCTCCGTCGTACCCACCGGCGCGGGCTATCTCTTCGTTTACGAAGGATCGAAAACGTCCTGGTATGATCCCGTCTACAACGTCGCGACCGGCATCGCCTATACCTTTGACCTGCACAGAATCATCGACCTGACGCCCGGCGCTCCGATCGCGGTCAGTGCCACGCCCAGCGAACACTTCGCCACCTTCCGATACTCCAGTTGGCTCCGCGTCGGCGACGGTCTCTGGGTCTACGCCGAAGTCACAGCGCCAAACGACACGAAGGAAATTCGGCTGTACAAACCGGCTTCGTAGGGCCGCCCCCACCACACAAGACTCGCGCGCGGCTCCGCCTTCACGCCGTTCTGCGGGTTGAGTCCATACTCCTCATTCTCTGGTATGATCGCCCCGCCAACCACGCACCATATGTAACTTCAAGGATCGTAATGAACAACCTTTCCCAGTCCAGCGGACCACAACCTACTCCCGGCGATCGCCACTCGCCCGGCAGTCAGCACACGACCCGAAATGTCGGTGCAATTGGCGGCGTCCTCGTTGCCATCGGCCTACTTCTCGCCAAATTCAAGTTTCTGCTCGTCCCCGTCCTCAAGTTCTTCCCGCTGATTTTCAAAACCGGCGGCACAATGATCCTCTCGATCGTCTTCTACGCGATGGAATGGGGCTGGTGGTACGCCACGGGCTTTGTCCTGCTCATCCTCATTCACGAATGTGGACATCTCGTCATGGCGCGCCGGTTCGGCCTCAACGCCGGCTGGCCCGTCTTCATCCCGTTCATGGGCGCTGTCATCGCCCTCAAGGACGCGCCGAAAAACGCATGGATCGAAGCATGGGTTGGAATCGGTGGACCAATACTGGGAACGCTCGGCGCCATCGTCTGCGAGATCATCTTCCTCGCCACCGGAGAACCGATCTTCCGCGCCCTCGCCTACACCGGGTTCTTCCTGAATCTCTTCAACCTCGCACCCATATCCCCGCTCGATGGCGGCCGCATTGCGACCGCGCTGTCGCCGTGGCTGTGGATCGTCGGCCTGCTCATCATCGGGACTCTGGCCGTGCTCCGCCCGAACTTCATCTGCTTCCTCATCATCGCGCTCGCGTTGCCCCGTCTCGTCACCTTGTTCCGCAAGCGCACCGACGAGGAACGCCGCTTCTTCGAGCTCTCCGGCAGCCAACGCCTTACCATGGCCTTCTTCTACTTCGGTCTTGTCGGCTTCCTTGTTATGGGCATGCACTTCAGCCATATACCGCCGCCCGACCAGCCGCAGGTGCGGACGGAAGAAGAACTGGAGTCCTTAGACTGGCCCACTTCGCTCGATTCGCCGGCTCCGCTACAAGACGGGAACTTCGATCGCGTCGCGTACTTTACGCATTCGAGCTCAGGTCATCCGTCTTGATGCGCCTTCGCCTACTCCGGACTCGGCACGAACGCGTCCGCGTAGATATCGCTGAGGGATGCCCCAGCCAAAAACGTTTTGCGCTGCATGATCCGCACGAAGTCCGGGTGACCACACAGATAGACCTTGTGTCCGCTGAGCTTCGGAACGGTCTGTAGGCTAAACTGATCGAGCGGTACGGTCGCGACACCATCCGCCTCGCCCTGAAGCACGCTCGCGTAGTAGTGAACGTTTGCGTTCCGCGACGCCATCGCCCGCAGTTCGTCGGCAAGATACAGCCCCTCCGGCCGAATCGCGCCGTGAAACAGATGAATCGGCCCTTCGTGTCCCCGGCGCAGTGCATCGCGCACAATGCCGTAGAGCGGCGCGAGCCCGGTATTCGTACCCGCAAGAAATATCGGCTGGTGTGCGTTCCCCGGAACGTAGAAGCAATTCCCCACGGGCCCCAACAGCGCGACCTGCGCGCCCAACCCGTCGCGCCGGTGCATCCACCCGCTCATCCTTCCGCCCGGCACCGCCGCGACGTGGAGTTCGAGCAACTCGTCTTCCTCGGGCACACTCGCAAGCGAATAACTTCGCACCAGCCCGTCCGCGCGCACTAGATTGACGTATTGACCCGGCCGGTATTCGATCGGCTTTTCCGTGCGCACTCGCACGCGCACCACCGTCGCATTCAGCGGATCGATTGATTCGATAGACCCGGGCGTGCGCAGCAGCGCCGTGTCGATCAGCGCTATCTCGACGTCACCCTCCGGAACGAAACAACACGCCAGCACGTATCCTTGCGCTCGCAACGTGTCGCGCAGGCCCGTCTGCGCCTTCGCCGGTATTGTCCCGCTAACCGCCCGCATGATGCACGACTGGCAGACGCCACTCTTGCAGGAGTGTGGCATGGCGAAACCGTTCCGCAGCAGGCAATCGAGAACGCTCTCCCCCTCCCGCGCGGCATACCGCTCGTTCTGGAAATGAATGTCGTGCATGGCGCGCCTGCGCGTCAAACCGAGCGTACCAGGCGACCGCCGCTCCTACCTCCCCAGCACGTCGTTACGCGTACTCTCCGCGATTGCGGCAACCTGATCGATCAGGTCCTGCGCCACCCCCATTTCCTGCAACGTCGCGCCGAGATCCTCGACCACCGCGTCAAAGTGGCTGTCGTTGAGCCCCCGCTGCACCAAGTGGGCGTGCCCCCGGCGCATGTCGAGGCCCGTGTAATCGTTCGGCCCGCCGAACGCATACGTCAAGAACGCCTTCTGCTTGGCCGCCTGGCGCGCCATATCGACCCCGTCAAAGAAATGCGCTATGCGGTCGTCGGACAAGACCCTCCTGTAAAACAAGTCTACCGCCGCATCGACCGCCGCTGCCCCGCCCAATTGCTCGTAAAGCGTGCTCATTCAACATTTCCCCCTTCAGTAATGGTTCGAGAGACCCCCTTGAAACACTCAGAAAAAGATGTATTTTTCACACATCTTAAACAAATGTTGCATTATACACCCTCTACATGTCAAATTAAGGTAAGGGTCCAACGGCTCGGGGGAGATAGCGTTGGACCAAGGGGGAGACTGTAATGCATCTTACCCACTATACCGATTACGCCCTTCGCACGCTTATTTTCCTGGCGGCCAAGGGCGAACCCTCCACCATTGCGGAGGTCGCAACACGCTTTCGCATTTCGCGAAACCATCTCGTTAAGGTCGTACACAGCCTGGGCAAGACCGGACTTATCAAGACCGAACGCGGCAAACTGGGCGGCATTCGGCTCGCGCACCCGGCAAACCAGATTAAGGTCGGCGACGTCGTCCGTAAAATGGAGGTAAACTTCCACTTGGTGGAATGTTTCTGTCCGGCCCACAACGAGTGCCCGATCACCCCGGTATGCGACCTAAAGCGCGTGCTCGAGGAAGCGTTTGACAATTTCATGGTCGTGCTGGACCGCTATACGCTCGCCGACATGATTGCCGAACGGCAACCGCTCATGCAATTGCTGCAGCCGGCCGCAAACGCAGAGACGTCGCCTGCGCGCGCGTAGCCCCCTTACATAAAAATCGTCGTGTCGCCGAAAAACGTCTCGATGATGTTCTGCAGAATCGGCGGAACGTTAAGTCCGTAAAGATTCGTCAGAAACGAGATCGCATTCGCAATAAATCCAAGCAGCAGACTGCCTGTCATGTCGCGTACTCCCGCGCTTCGCGCACCGTAACCAAACGCTCGTTCAATCGCACGCTTTACATATCGGCATTTTCGATCTAACCCAAGAATGAGCGAGAAACGCTGCCGCGCTCGCGCACGTGTTGCTCTTGAAATATTCGATCTCGCCCCTCGTCGTTTAAGTCTTTTCAGTACTTTAGGTCCTTTCGACCTCCGCGAATTTCGGGCACGCCGTTTCTGCGATGGCGCTAAAGCCCGCCGTCCGATTCTACCACGTAGGAGCTAATCGTG from Candidatus Hydrogenedentota bacterium encodes:
- a CDS encoding Rrf2 family transcriptional regulator gives rise to the protein MHLTHYTDYALRTLIFLAAKGEPSTIAEVATRFRISRNHLVKVVHSLGKTGLIKTERGKLGGIRLAHPANQIKVGDVVRKMEVNFHLVECFCPAHNECPITPVCDLKRVLEEAFDNFMVVLDRYTLADMIAERQPLMQLLQPAANAETSPARA
- a CDS encoding group 1 truncated hemoglobin, with the translated sequence MSTLYEQLGGAAAVDAAVDLFYRRVLSDDRIAHFFDGVDMARQAAKQKAFLTYAFGGPNDYTGLDMRRGHAHLVQRGLNDSHFDAVVEDLGATLQEMGVAQDLIDQVAAIAESTRNDVLGR
- a CDS encoding 2Fe-2S iron-sulfur cluster binding domain-containing protein, yielding MHDIHFQNERYAAREGESVLDCLLRNGFAMPHSCKSGVCQSCIMRAVSGTIPAKAQTGLRDTLRAQGYVLACCFVPEGDVEIALIDTALLRTPGSIESIDPLNATVVRVRVRTEKPIEYRPGQYVNLVRADGLVRSYSLASVPEEDELLELHVAAVPGGRMSGWMHRRDGLGAQVALLGPVGNCFYVPGNAHQPIFLAGTNTGLAPLYGIVRDALRRGHEGPIHLFHGAIRPEGLYLADELRAMASRNANVHYYASVLQGEADGVATVPLDQFSLQTVPKLSGHKVYLCGHPDFVRIMQRKTFLAGASLSDIYADAFVPSPE
- a CDS encoding site-2 protease family protein, whose translation is MNNLSQSSGPQPTPGDRHSPGSQHTTRNVGAIGGVLVAIGLLLAKFKFLLVPVLKFFPLIFKTGGTMILSIVFYAMEWGWWYATGFVLLILIHECGHLVMARRFGLNAGWPVFIPFMGAVIALKDAPKNAWIEAWVGIGGPILGTLGAIVCEIIFLATGEPIFRALAYTGFFLNLFNLAPISPLDGGRIATALSPWLWIVGLLIIGTLAVLRPNFICFLIIALALPRLVTLFRKRTDEERRFFELSGSQRLTMAFFYFGLVGFLVMGMHFSHIPPPDQPQVRTEEELESLDWPTSLDSPAPLQDGNFDRVAYFTHSSSGHPS